Proteins found in one Primulina eburnea isolate SZY01 chromosome 16, ASM2296580v1, whole genome shotgun sequence genomic segment:
- the LOC140816157 gene encoding uncharacterized protein: MARTESRLDSMETHIGNMGATMKSLETQIGQLDNALRDQNRGQFLSNTEVNPKEQCKAVTLRSGKELEVQSPKKMVESEKSVEDVEFEVITENTVEDSKTKVVQPPAFKPAIPYAQRFKTKSLDDQFAKFLEIFKKIHINIPFADELEQMPNYAKFIKDVMSKKRKMQEFETLKLAEECSDILQKKLPQKLKDPGNWSLEKLNQPLSPYSLQTEVLHMEEDNDAPLIFGRPFLATGRALIDVHKGELTLRVGGEAVIFNIYHAMKGSNEVSTCKSIDVIDSCVSFDCAGTRDPLESCLVGATEAVSEEDWEVKEQLMALEVLHKEKKTDVLIEELNVEEKIEVISPSPDLKELPSHLCYAFLGEK; the protein is encoded by the exons ATGGCTAGAACTGAGTCTCGGCTTGATAGCATGGAGACTCACATAGGAAACATGGGTGCTACAATGAAATCTTTGGAGAcgcaaattggacagttggaTAATGCTTTGAGAGATCAGAACAGAGGTCAATTTCTGAGTAATACGGAAGTTAATCCAAAAGAGCAGTGCAAGGCAGTCACTTTGAGGAGCGGAAAAGAATTGGAGGTTCAAAGTCCCAAGAAGATGGTGGAAAGTGAGAAGTCAGTGGAAGATGTTGAGTTTGAGGTTATAACAGAGAATACGGTTGAGGACTCTAAGACAAAAGTTGTACAACCTCCTGCATTTAAGCCTGCCATTCCATACGCTCAGAGGTTCAAAACGAAGAGTTTAGATGATCAATTTGCAAAATTCCTTGAGATTTTTAAGAAGATACACATCAATATACCATTTGCTGATGAATTGGAGCAAATGCCCAACTATGCCAAGTTCattaaagatgtgatgtctaaaAAGAGGAAGATGCAAGAGTTTGAGACATTGAAGCTTGCTGAGGAGTGCAGTGACATCCTACAAAAGAAATTACCACAAAAATTGAAAGATCCAG GAAATTGGAGCTTGGAGAAGTTAAACCAACCACTATCACCCTACAGCTTGCAGACAGAAGTCTTAC atatggaagaggaTAATGATGCTCCATTAATCTTTGGGAGACCGTTCCTGGCAACTGGAAGGGCATTGATAGATGTGCATAAGGGTGAACTCACCTTGAGAGTTGGTGGAGAAGCAGTCATTTTCAATATCTATCATGCCATGAAGGGatcaaatgaggtaagtacttgtaaaagCATTGATGTTATAGACTCATGTGTATCCTTTGACTGTGCAGGAACTAGGGACCCTTTGGAGAGTTGCTTGGTTGGAGCTACTGAAGCTGTTAGTGAAGAAGACTGGGAAGTGAAAGAGCAACTGATGGCTCTTGAAGTATTgcataaagaaaagaaaacagaTGTGTTGATTGAGGAGTTGAACGTCGAAGAGAAAATAGAGGTAATATCACCCTCTCCTGATTTGAAGGAACTGCCAAGCCACCTATGTTATGCATTCTTAGGAGAGAAGTag